One part of the Streptomyces lienomycini genome encodes these proteins:
- a CDS encoding alpha/beta hydrolase, producing the protein MGPGTTVRWRRRVGRWRRTGCAALIAGAVVLPLSGAARPQIPAPAPAVLAAPTAATLEKTYAANRANAAQASRMAADHGDRHRAAADRSMADPSRRLLAFDGRGAGLATEVLGDLAHADRVAVLVPGSDTGLDTYGRFRAAALALHRQLVAEAPAGTRTAVVAWLGYTTPGTVSTTVATTGRADLAAPELRDLVDDLRRITGPDTRLALLCHSYGSVVCARAADGLDVSDIALVGSPGTGADTAAGLHTDARIWAGRGADDWVEHVPHLSADLFGTTLGFGTDPTSPGFGARVFDTGDGGHSDYFDPGSPSLTNLARIALGETTEVTHD; encoded by the coding sequence ATGGGGCCCGGGACGACGGTACGTTGGCGGCGGCGCGTGGGCAGATGGCGCCGCACCGGTTGCGCCGCCCTCATCGCCGGTGCCGTGGTGCTCCCCCTCTCCGGCGCCGCGCGGCCCCAGATCCCCGCCCCGGCCCCCGCCGTGCTCGCCGCCCCGACGGCCGCCACGCTGGAGAAGACGTACGCCGCCAACCGGGCCAACGCGGCGCAGGCGTCCCGGATGGCCGCGGACCACGGCGACCGCCACCGCGCGGCGGCGGACCGTTCGATGGCCGACCCCTCCCGCCGTCTCCTCGCCTTCGACGGCCGGGGCGCCGGACTGGCCACCGAGGTCCTCGGCGACCTGGCGCACGCCGACCGCGTCGCCGTCCTGGTCCCGGGCTCCGACACCGGCCTCGACACCTACGGCCGCTTCCGCGCCGCCGCGCTCGCCCTGCACCGGCAGCTCGTCGCCGAGGCCCCCGCCGGGACCCGCACCGCCGTCGTGGCCTGGCTGGGCTACACGACGCCGGGCACCGTCAGCACCACGGTCGCCACGACCGGCCGTGCCGACCTGGCCGCCCCCGAGCTGCGCGACCTCGTCGACGACCTGCGCCGGATCACCGGGCCCGACACCCGTCTCGCCCTCCTCTGCCACTCCTACGGCTCGGTCGTCTGCGCCCGCGCCGCCGACGGCCTGGACGTCAGCGACATCGCCCTGGTCGGCAGCCCCGGCACGGGTGCCGACACGGCCGCCGGCCTGCACACCGACGCCCGGATATGGGCGGGGCGGGGAGCCGACGACTGGGTGGAGCACGTGCCGCACCTCAGCGCCGACCTGTTCGGCACCACCCTCGGCTTCGGCACCGATCCGACCAGCCCGGGCTTCGGCGCACGGGTCTTCGACACCGGCGAC
- a CDS encoding tryptophan 2,3-dioxygenase family protein: MSHEAPNLDFEGSTPYEDYVKADVLTHLQHTLSDDPGEMVFLVTTQVMELWFTVIVHEWETAARALREDRIQVATDALKRSVRELEALNASWTPLAQLTPAQFNSYRSALGEGSGFQSAMYRRLEFLLGDKSASMLVPHRGAPRVHAELEKALHEPSLYDEVVRLLARLGYDIPDAVLQRDVTRKYEAAPEVEAAWTAVYSGDQNSEPARLGEALTDVAELVWRWRNDHLVATRRAMGSKTGTGGSAGVAWLEKRARNNVFPELWTARSYV; the protein is encoded by the coding sequence ATGTCCCACGAAGCCCCGAATCTCGACTTCGAGGGCAGCACGCCGTACGAGGACTACGTCAAGGCGGACGTGCTCACCCACCTCCAGCACACCCTCTCCGACGATCCCGGAGAGATGGTCTTCCTGGTCACGACCCAGGTCATGGAGCTGTGGTTCACCGTCATCGTCCACGAATGGGAGACCGCCGCCCGCGCCCTGCGCGAGGACCGGATCCAGGTGGCGACCGACGCGCTCAAGCGCTCGGTGCGGGAGCTGGAGGCGCTCAACGCCTCCTGGACCCCGCTGGCGCAGCTCACCCCGGCCCAGTTCAACTCCTACCGGTCCGCCCTCGGCGAGGGCTCCGGCTTCCAGTCGGCGATGTACCGCCGCCTGGAGTTCCTGCTCGGCGACAAGTCCGCGTCCATGCTCGTCCCGCACCGCGGCGCCCCCCGCGTCCACGCGGAACTGGAGAAGGCGCTGCACGAGCCGAGCCTGTACGACGAGGTGGTCCGGCTGCTCGCCCGGCTCGGGTACGACATCCCCGACGCCGTGCTCCAGCGGGACGTCACCCGGAAGTACGAGGCCGCCCCGGAGGTGGAGGCCGCCTGGACGGCCGTCTACTCCGGTGACCAGAACAGCGAGCCGGCCCGCCTCGGCGAGGCCCTCACCGACGTCGCCGAGCTGGTGTGGCGCTGGCGCAACGACCACCTGGTCGCCACCCGCCGCGCGATGGGCTCCAAGACGGGCACGGGCGGCTCGGCCGGGGTGGCCTGGCTGGAGAAGCGGGCCCGGAACAACGTGTTCCCCGAACTGTGGACGGCGCGGTCGTATGTCTGA
- a CDS encoding alpha/beta hydrolase, which translates to MPDAAAEPGTAAARDAAEEKSAFSHPAVEPDSTAGYGDHPDQVIDFHLPRGAVGPSEAAPVVVVLHGGSWRAPYDRRHISPFAGFLARRGFAVASVEYRRGAEGSAGDGDGDGSGEPVAGRWPDTFDDVAAALDALPDLVRRHLPGADARRVVLTGHSAGGHLALWAAARHLLPADAPWRTDRPALLRGVVALAPIADFEVADKLGVCGGAARQFLGDGDLFSERRPYADPALLLPTGIATTLVQGRADVDVPQAVADAYADAAAKAGEVVGVTLLEDVGHYPLIDPAADACAVVAEEIAQLAW; encoded by the coding sequence ATGCCGGACGCCGCCGCAGAACCGGGCACCGCTGCCGCGAGGGACGCGGCGGAAGAGAAATCGGCCTTCTCCCACCCGGCGGTCGAGCCCGACAGCACCGCCGGCTACGGCGACCATCCCGACCAGGTGATCGACTTCCACCTGCCGCGCGGTGCGGTCGGCCCGAGCGAGGCGGCTCCCGTGGTGGTGGTGCTGCACGGAGGCTCGTGGCGCGCTCCGTACGACCGGCGTCATATCAGCCCGTTCGCCGGCTTCCTGGCCCGCCGCGGCTTCGCCGTGGCCAGTGTGGAGTACCGGCGCGGCGCGGAAGGTTCTGCTGGCGACGGCGACGGCGACGGTTCGGGGGAGCCCGTCGCGGGGCGCTGGCCCGACACCTTCGACGACGTGGCCGCCGCGCTGGACGCACTGCCCGACCTGGTCCGGCGGCACCTGCCGGGGGCCGACGCGCGCCGTGTGGTGCTCACCGGCCACTCCGCCGGCGGCCACCTCGCCCTGTGGGCCGCCGCCCGGCACCTGCTGCCCGCCGACGCCCCGTGGCGGACCGACCGTCCGGCCCTCCTGCGCGGCGTGGTCGCCCTCGCGCCGATCGCCGACTTCGAGGTCGCCGACAAGCTCGGCGTGTGCGGTGGTGCGGCCCGGCAGTTCCTCGGCGACGGCGATCTGTTCTCCGAACGCCGGCCCTACGCGGACCCCGCTCTGCTGCTGCCCACCGGCATCGCGACGACCCTCGTGCAGGGCCGCGCCGACGTGGACGTTCCGCAGGCGGTCGCCGACGCGTACGCCGACGCGGCGGCGAAGGCGGGGGAGGTGGTGGGCGTGACCCTGCTGGAGGACGTCGGCCACTACCCGCTGATCGACCCGGCGGCGGACGCGTGCGCGGTGGTGGCGGAGGAGATCGCACAACTGGCTTGGTGA
- the kynU gene encoding kynureninase, with translation MSEAISERTGLVSEAAELDAADGLAAVRARFVLDDVTYLDGNSLGALPAHVPARVEDVVRRQWGELRIRSWEESGWWTAPERIGDRIAPLVGAAPGQIVVGDSTSVNVFKAVVAAVRMAQEDGADGGPVRDEILVDATTFPTDGYVAESAARMTGCALRPVSPAEVPGALGDRTAAVLLNHVDYRTGRLHDLPALTAAVHAAGAYAVWDLCHSAGALPVGLDEHGVDLAVGCTYKYLNGGPGSPAYLYVRGDLQHRFDSPLPGWNSHAEPFGMRSDYAPASGAARGRVGTPDILSLLALEAALDVWDEDGVSVTAVRAKSLALTDFFLRCVEECVPDGRVESVTPAAHAERGSQVALRCHDAGEVMKRLIERGVVGDFRAPDVLRFGFTPLYVGFADVERAARVLAGTLAG, from the coding sequence ATGTCTGAGGCGATCTCTGAACGGACGGGCCTCGTGAGCGAGGCGGCGGAACTGGACGCCGCCGACGGGCTGGCCGCGGTGCGCGCGCGGTTCGTCCTCGACGACGTGACGTACCTCGACGGCAACTCGTTGGGCGCCCTCCCCGCGCACGTCCCCGCGCGCGTGGAGGACGTCGTACGGCGTCAGTGGGGTGAGCTGCGCATCCGGTCCTGGGAGGAGAGCGGCTGGTGGACGGCGCCCGAGCGGATCGGCGACCGGATCGCCCCGCTGGTCGGCGCGGCGCCGGGGCAGATCGTGGTGGGCGACTCCACGAGCGTCAACGTCTTCAAGGCGGTCGTCGCGGCGGTGCGCATGGCGCAGGAGGACGGTGCGGACGGGGGCCCCGTCCGGGACGAGATCCTGGTCGACGCCACCACCTTCCCCACGGACGGGTACGTCGCCGAGTCCGCGGCCCGGATGACGGGGTGCGCGCTGCGGCCCGTGAGCCCGGCCGAGGTCCCCGGCGCCCTGGGCGACCGCACCGCCGCGGTCCTCCTGAACCACGTCGACTACCGCACGGGCCGGCTGCACGACCTGCCCGCGCTCACGGCCGCCGTGCACGCGGCGGGGGCGTACGCCGTCTGGGACCTGTGCCACAGCGCGGGCGCGCTGCCGGTCGGGCTCGACGAGCACGGCGTCGACCTGGCGGTCGGCTGCACCTACAAGTACCTCAACGGCGGACCCGGCTCACCCGCCTACCTGTACGTCCGCGGCGATCTCCAGCACCGCTTCGACTCCCCGCTACCGGGCTGGAACTCGCACGCCGAGCCCTTCGGCATGCGGTCCGACTACGCGCCGGCCTCCGGCGCGGCGCGCGGCAGGGTCGGTACGCCGGACATCCTCTCCCTGCTCGCCCTGGAGGCGGCGCTGGACGTGTGGGACGAGGACGGGGTCTCGGTGACGGCGGTCCGGGCCAAGTCCCTGGCGCTGACCGACTTCTTCCTGCGCTGCGTCGAGGAGTGCGTCCCGGACGGCCGCGTGGAGTCCGTGACCCCCGCGGCGCACGCCGAGCGGGGCAGCCAGGTCGCGCTGCGCTGCCACGACGCCGGCGAGGTGATGAAGCGGCTGATCGAGCGCGGGGTGGTCGGGGACTTCCGGGCCCCGGACGTGCTGCGCTTCGGCTTCACCCCGCTGTACGTGGGTTTCGCGGACGTGGAGCGGGCGGCGCGGGTGCTGGCCGGGACGCTGGCCGGCTGA